In Candidatus Berkelbacteria bacterium, the following are encoded in one genomic region:
- a CDS encoding phosphatase PAP2 family protein: MAPTQAKTEPSTDFKRTLAVWISNASNPVLLVAVSLIYITNRYVDELQEVIGWSITGLTLIVIAPALIYLLVSRQYDKKIDMDITNRADRPLPLMLASLGALVGGVIVSNRLDSPNLLLMSQTLVAMLMVLTVISLVWKISIHASTMAALVTLLVIFRGRDLLPLYLLLIPLAWARLELKQHTIAQLIGGAMLGVAVTYFASALLRN; encoded by the coding sequence ATGGCACCAACCCAAGCTAAGACAGAGCCAAGCACTGACTTTAAGCGGACGCTAGCCGTCTGGATCTCCAACGCCTCAAACCCAGTCTTATTAGTGGCGGTAAGCCTGATATATATCACCAATCGCTACGTTGACGAATTACAAGAAGTGATTGGCTGGTCGATCACCGGCCTGACCCTAATCGTCATCGCGCCAGCGTTAATATATCTGTTGGTTAGCCGGCAGTACGATAAGAAAATCGACATGGACATTACCAACCGAGCCGATCGGCCGCTACCGTTAATGCTGGCGTCCCTCGGTGCCTTGGTCGGTGGCGTCATTGTCAGTAATCGCCTCGACAGCCCTAACTTGCTACTGATGAGCCAAACGCTAGTGGCGATGCTCATGGTTCTGACTGTGATTTCCCTGGTTTGGAAGATCAGCATTCACGCTTCAACCATGGCGGCGTTAGTGACATTGCTTGTGATCTTTCGCGGCCGAGATCTTCTGCCGCTTTACCTGCTCTTGATACCGCTAGCCTGGGCACGATTAGAGTTGAAACAGCACACAATTGCCCAACTAATCGGCGGGGCGATGCTCGGCGTGGCAGTGACGTACTTTGCCTCGGCGCTGTTACGAAACTAA
- a CDS encoding phosphatase PAP2 family protein, with the protein MGLLQVDTELTTRLFHWVSAHPALQQVFLTTASAFVYVLPLALLWLFFRTKTDRLNSIKVFLAAILSWQVLTNAVGGWLYGAYGFRDRPFALDGYQELFFERPQKAFPSDHAGVLTAVTLAFFAYRYPKLGWLFLVGGIVTSFGRVAVGFHYVGDIIGGIAIGGIAYGIIRLLDRPLDRILEKIFHGTNPS; encoded by the coding sequence ATGGGATTGCTGCAAGTTGATACCGAACTAACGACGCGCCTTTTCCACTGGGTCTCAGCGCATCCTGCCCTCCAACAAGTTTTTCTAACCACAGCTAGCGCTTTCGTTTACGTGCTGCCGCTAGCCCTCCTGTGGCTGTTTTTCCGTACCAAAACAGACCGCCTTAACAGTATTAAAGTTTTCTTGGCAGCGATTCTTAGCTGGCAGGTCTTGACCAACGCGGTGGGTGGTTGGCTGTACGGCGCTTATGGTTTTCGCGACCGACCGTTTGCGCTCGACGGCTACCAAGAATTATTTTTCGAGCGGCCGCAGAAGGCCTTTCCATCTGATCACGCCGGCGTGCTAACAGCGGTAACGTTGGCATTCTTTGCTTACCGCTACCCAAAACTAGGGTGGCTTTTTCTAGTCGGTGGAATCGTGACCAGCTTTGGTCGAGTCGCCGTCGGCTTCCATTATGTCGGCGATATCATCGGCGGAATTGCTATTGGCGGCATTGCCTATGGCATTATTCGCTTGCTTGATCGTCCGCTTGACCGTATCTTGGAGAAGATTTTCCATGGCACCAACCCAAGCTAA
- a CDS encoding tyrosine-type recombinase/integrase: MKLERAIKEYLRYCSATRGFSPHTIRNYSHYLGVLGSWCDENKVARVEDLTSDDILDFQVFLNDKSNLTHRTINYYLIAIRALLKYLINRDVKVIAPDRIELAKVAERQIHFLEPEEIERLLEIGEAEPTLTTLRDQAMINLLYSSGLRVSELTSLKRSQVNLKRGEFSVRGKGGKVRPVFLSDEAQSSLQRYLKTRQDTNPYLLIRHYKNAAADSKATGGLSVRSIQRILNQRARLSGITKPVSPHKLRHSFATLLLQNGADLRSVQALLGHSSVTTTQIYTHVTDKNLRETHQRFHKTSTNKTSD, translated from the coding sequence ATGAAACTGGAGAGGGCAATCAAGGAGTACCTACGCTACTGTAGCGCCACTAGGGGCTTCTCGCCGCATACAATACGTAACTATTCGCACTATCTTGGCGTACTCGGTTCTTGGTGCGACGAAAACAAGGTTGCACGTGTTGAGGACTTAACGAGTGATGACATTCTTGATTTCCAAGTGTTTCTAAACGATAAAAGCAACCTCACTCACCGAACGATCAACTATTACCTCATCGCCATACGAGCCCTGCTGAAGTACTTAATTAATCGTGACGTTAAGGTCATTGCACCGGATAGAATTGAGCTGGCTAAGGTTGCCGAACGTCAGATTCATTTCCTTGAGCCAGAAGAGATCGAGCGTTTGTTAGAGATAGGTGAAGCCGAGCCGACCCTAACAACATTGCGCGATCAGGCCATGATTAATTTACTCTATTCCAGTGGCCTCAGGGTCAGCGAGCTTACTTCGCTTAAAAGAAGCCAAGTGAATTTGAAACGAGGCGAGTTCAGTGTCCGCGGTAAAGGCGGCAAGGTCCGACCGGTTTTTTTGAGCGACGAGGCCCAGTCTTCCCTGCAGCGCTATCTGAAGACCCGCCAAGACACCAACCCATACTTATTAATTAGGCACTATAAAAACGCTGCGGCCGACAGTAAGGCTACAGGCGGTTTAAGCGTCCGCAGTATTCAACGGATTTTGAACCAAAGGGCTCGTCTTAGCGGTATTACTAAACCAGTTTCCCCGCACAAGCTCCGCCATAGTTTTGCTACCCTTCTGCTGCAAAACGGCGCCGATTTACGATCGGTCCAAGCGCTGCTCGGGCATTCGTCAGTCACCACCACCCAAATCTACACCCACGTCACCGACAAAAACCTACGCGAAACCCACCAGCGATTCCACAAAACTAGTACCAACAAGACGTCGGACTGA
- a CDS encoding 30S ribosomal protein S6, translated as MMTETPTETATERYLLTMLVEQVETLSTISKELTETGAKVVKTEELGERHLAFPILKNHNLQLVSVFFEAAPEMIKSTEQSLRGNTNIKRYLLTRWAADPNEVSSRRGRGRTETEGEETNV; from the coding sequence ATGATGACCGAAACACCAACCGAGACCGCGACAGAGCGTTATTTGCTGACTATGCTTGTCGAGCAGGTCGAAACACTCTCCACAATCTCTAAAGAGCTGACCGAAACCGGGGCTAAAGTCGTTAAAACAGAGGAACTAGGCGAACGTCACCTGGCTTTTCCTATCCTAAAAAATCACAACCTACAACTTGTATCGGTTTTCTTTGAAGCCGCTCCGGAAATGATTAAAAGTACCGAGCAAAGTTTGCGCGGTAACACCAACATCAAGCGTTATTTACTAACTAGGTGGGCCGCCGACCCGAACGAGGTTTCCTCGCGCCGAGGTCGAGGGCGAACCGAAACAGAGGGAGAAGAGACAAATGTTTAG
- a CDS encoding single-stranded DNA-binding protein, with amino-acid sequence MFSLNRAEVLGNLTRDPEVRTLPSGQTVTNFAVATNRRWKDKDGNMKEDTQYHEISVWGRLGELASQMLSKGKKVYVEGRLSTTSWEGQDGVKRQKTEIVADNFIPLAPKGDGTGFNIAEATDEDREKPAPKAKKEDKKEEKESADEINLDDIPF; translated from the coding sequence ATGTTTAGCTTAAATCGGGCCGAAGTATTAGGTAACTTAACTAGAGACCCCGAGGTCCGCACGCTACCGAGCGGCCAGACCGTCACTAACTTTGCCGTGGCGACAAATCGACGCTGGAAGGACAAGGACGGCAACATGAAAGAAGACACTCAGTACCACGAAATTTCCGTCTGGGGCCGTTTAGGCGAGCTAGCTAGCCAAATGCTCTCCAAAGGCAAAAAAGTTTACGTTGAGGGGCGTCTTTCGACCACCAGCTGGGAAGGCCAAGATGGCGTTAAACGGCAGAAGACGGAGATAGTTGCCGATAACTTTATTCCGCTCGCTCCAAAAGGCGACGGCACCGGTTTCAATATCGCCGAGGCAACCGACGAGGATCGTGAGAAACCAGCCCCGAAAGCCAAGAAAGAAGATAAAAAAGAGGAGAAAGAAAGTGCTGACGAGATCAACCTCGACGACATACCGTTCTAA
- a CDS encoding 30S ribosomal protein S18, which produces MKRKVDCYFSKNQIKEIDYRNTELLSRFLSGWGKIKPARETGVCAKHQRALAVAVKRARYLGILPFVKR; this is translated from the coding sequence ATGAAACGCAAAGTTGACTGTTACTTTTCAAAAAACCAAATAAAAGAGATCGACTACCGTAACACCGAACTTCTGAGCCGCTTTCTGAGCGGTTGGGGGAAAATCAAACCAGCTCGTGAAACTGGTGTTTGCGCCAAGCATCAGCGGGCTTTGGCCGTTGCTGTTAAACGGGCTCGCTACTTAGGCATCCTGCCTTTCGTTAAGCGTTAA
- the efp gene encoding elongation factor P, translating into MLALGQVSIGSKILFRGAPHDVLQANHLKMGRGGAKLQTKLRNLLDGAVIDYTFAGDERLEEVEISYRNAQFLYAEGKAGHFMFSDTYEQVEAPMAESSSRFLKDGASVDLQSWQNRVIGVKLPKKVELIVTEAEPAVRGNTANTATKNATLETGAVVQVPLFVKTGDKLIINTETGQYDSRA; encoded by the coding sequence ATGTTAGCTTTAGGCCAAGTGAGTATTGGGTCTAAAATTTTGTTTCGTGGGGCTCCCCACGACGTTTTGCAGGCCAATCACTTAAAGATGGGGCGTGGCGGCGCCAAGCTTCAGACCAAACTACGTAACTTGCTTGACGGTGCCGTGATCGACTATACCTTTGCTGGCGACGAGCGCCTGGAGGAGGTTGAGATTAGCTATCGCAACGCCCAGTTCTTATACGCCGAGGGTAAAGCGGGCCACTTTATGTTCTCCGACACTTACGAACAGGTTGAAGCGCCGATGGCTGAATCTTCTTCGCGTTTCTTGAAAGACGGCGCCAGCGTTGACCTGCAAAGTTGGCAAAATCGCGTGATTGGCGTCAAGCTACCAAAAAAAGTTGAGTTGATCGTCACCGAAGCTGAGCCAGCCGTTCGAGGTAACACCGCTAACACCGCGACCAAAAACGCGACGCTCGAGACCGGCGCCGTCGTCCAGGTGCCGCTCTTTGTTAAAACCGGCGATAAACTGATTATCAATACGGAAACCGGCCAGTACGACTCTCGGGCGTAA
- a CDS encoding type II secretion system protein, with amino-acid sequence MSMPSSMISRVGKPISRSPAPQKGYSLIELLVVLAVITLISLASLPNIFGRNDRLSLDTSANRVRQLLIDAKTRSLAPTGKDTGALGQVYQVSIGDFKSGQAANYTFTGSASTNQLYLERGAARCDPSDTQSGFARLRELKLPRNIYISSFFPANYAAGDVKAVVRFTVGKIGFNCGNASNPNIDSTDFNNASWIGKLSKSAGEARARYLVITVSAQKLTEKRYVVIDRQTSEITVAKVNPQDFFTAFSDSLKPKWSDVGIDQADFILNLRCGNGGPSVVTLSYPRAEDRVTDPNDPDPNLAVYYDISWQVNGEMANGQPLFRPLAIRYFYDIRPGFERVQYTFETTLISVSHQQFQVVVNVAASDEAGNLQDPYQAAFDVERQRQKTFTIDCGQGSVKDEDDVVDLDDPTDPGVILYNCAQQQAYNRNRFGRVADLRGIRNIYQRWRLAIPTEGQECTTI; translated from the coding sequence ATGTCGATGCCAAGCTCGATGATATCCAGAGTTGGTAAACCCATCAGCCGCTCCCCAGCCCCGCAAAAAGGCTACAGCCTTATCGAGCTTTTAGTTGTACTGGCCGTAATCACCCTGATTAGCCTGGCAAGCTTGCCGAATATCTTCGGCCGTAACGACAGGCTGAGTCTGGACACTAGCGCCAATCGAGTCCGGCAGCTCTTAATCGATGCCAAGACAAGATCCTTAGCGCCTACGGGCAAGGATACAGGGGCTCTCGGGCAAGTTTACCAAGTTTCAATCGGGGACTTTAAATCCGGTCAAGCCGCTAACTACACCTTCACTGGGTCAGCAAGCACCAATCAGCTTTACCTAGAGCGTGGGGCGGCGCGCTGCGATCCTAGCGATACTCAAAGCGGCTTCGCCCGTCTTCGCGAACTCAAACTGCCGCGTAATATTTACATCTCCTCGTTTTTCCCTGCCAACTACGCAGCAGGTGACGTCAAGGCGGTGGTGCGTTTCACGGTTGGCAAGATCGGCTTCAACTGCGGTAACGCCTCAAACCCCAATATCGACTCGACCGACTTCAATAACGCCTCCTGGATAGGCAAATTGTCCAAATCTGCTGGCGAGGCACGAGCACGTTACCTAGTAATAACTGTTAGTGCCCAAAAGTTAACCGAAAAACGCTACGTCGTTATCGATCGGCAAACCAGCGAGATAACTGTCGCCAAAGTTAATCCTCAGGACTTCTTTACCGCGTTTTCCGACAGTCTGAAGCCGAAGTGGAGTGACGTAGGCATCGATCAAGCTGACTTCATATTGAACTTGCGTTGCGGTAACGGCGGCCCCAGCGTCGTCACGCTAAGCTACCCCCGGGCTGAGGATCGGGTCACTGACCCAAATGACCCGGATCCGAACCTAGCAGTCTACTACGACATAAGCTGGCAAGTTAACGGCGAGATGGCTAACGGCCAGCCGCTGTTTAGGCCGCTGGCGATCCGCTACTTTTACGATATCCGTCCTGGCTTTGAAAGGGTTCAGTACACCTTCGAGACGACTTTGATATCGGTGTCGCATCAGCAGTTCCAGGTGGTAGTCAATGTGGCCGCCTCGGATGAAGCCGGCAATCTTCAGGACCCGTATCAAGCAGCGTTTGATGTCGAACGTCAGCGACAGAAGACTTTCACAATTGACTGTGGCCAAGGAAGCGTCAAGGACGAAGACGATGTCGTTGATCTTGATGATCCGACCGATCCAGGGGTGATCCTCTACAACTGTGCGCAACAGCAGGCTTATAACCGAAATCGTTTTGGTCGAGTTGCTGACCTGAGGGGAATTAGAAATATTTATCAACGGTGGCGCTTAGCGATACCTACTGAGGGGCAAGAATGCACCACGATCTAG
- a CDS encoding type II secretion system protein: MKHEARSTKAETNSKRFKFQISKLGIVSNFGFRISSLPRNGFTLIELLLVISIIGILITLVTVTIRPIQLKSRDARRKSDLNLYLAGLDLFKTDFKLYPNHTFYLGKNTTDTGAATSSLDLGTDIAGCEGLSGAGNPTNFSVATDFTTASSDYDNAILKPGFTAVNHFLTCLKYVDRLVSDPTYGSTSLNGYQYRVSYDYVDVLVGAKLENTNDTEPKYLFNSSAQAEKRYYLGSGGTVRHLDDDSDSDSVFGGTANEFFFTTFGGLRQILNGKYLYQCNGKTVAGDIKRDDRSLSANEPITYSSNAWRANTTTCDNVDAKLDDIQSW, encoded by the coding sequence ATGAAGCACGAAGCACGAAGCACGAAAGCCGAAACAAACTCTAAACGTTTTAAATTTCAAATTTCGAAATTAGGTATTGTCTCAAATTTCGGATTTCGGATTTCGAGTTTACCGCGTAACGGGTTCACCCTTATCGAGCTTTTACTTGTCATCTCGATTATCGGCATCTTAATTACCCTGGTTACCGTAACCATACGCCCGATTCAGCTAAAGTCTCGTGACGCTAGACGTAAGAGCGATCTCAATCTGTACTTAGCCGGACTCGATCTATTTAAAACCGACTTTAAGCTTTATCCGAACCATACTTTTTACTTGGGCAAGAATACTACTGACACCGGTGCCGCAACCTCCAGCCTAGATCTAGGTACAGATATCGCCGGCTGTGAAGGCTTGAGCGGCGCCGGCAATCCAACGAACTTCTCTGTCGCGACGGATTTTACCACCGCTTCAAGCGATTACGACAACGCCATCTTGAAGCCAGGCTTTACGGCCGTGAACCACTTCCTGACCTGCTTAAAGTACGTCGATCGGCTAGTTAGCGACCCAACATATGGCTCAACTAGCCTCAACGGTTACCAATACCGAGTATCTTACGACTATGTTGACGTACTGGTTGGCGCAAAGCTTGAGAATACCAACGACACCGAGCCGAAGTACTTATTCAACTCTTCTGCTCAAGCGGAGAAACGCTATTACTTAGGTAGCGGCGGTACGGTGCGCCACCTTGATGACGACTCCGACTCCGACTCAGTTTTTGGGGGAACCGCAAATGAGTTCTTCTTCACAACTTTTGGCGGCTTGCGGCAGATCCTGAACGGCAAGTACCTCTATCAATGCAACGGCAAGACTGTCGCCGGCGATATTAAGCGAGACGACCGATCACTAAGTGCCAACGAGCCGATTACTTACAGCAGTAATGCCTGGCGGGCGAATACTACGACTTGCGATAATGTCGATGCCAAGCTCGATGATATCCAGAGTTGGTAA
- a CDS encoding type II secretion system F family protein has product MAYEAVSVRKLLEERGYTIISVVEQKKGLAHLSIGKVNAKDRSIMYREVSTMLKAGVGITQAVDIAAETPNRKLKAVMREVYKSLENGFPLSVAMSGHPKTFPEVEIGVIRAGEATGNLSKVLDELSVTTARTAEFISRVRGAMIYPAFILVVMVIVGFVILTRVIPPIKDIFESTGSDLPISTQMLLAFTDFLINQWYYLIAIIVGLVVAVKLFTLTRAGKDTVSYLALNFPIFGGLTREVYLARFNRTLALLIGAGVPIIESVDIIADSTTNTIFTRSLKQLRTSLEQGAAISSTLQKSRYFPKLMTQLLLVGQQSGDLGGSASTLAEYFETEVDAKLRTFSSLVEPFIIVLLGGAVGFIVISVLQPIYNLTGQF; this is encoded by the coding sequence TTGGCGTACGAAGCTGTTTCCGTACGCAAACTTTTAGAAGAACGCGGTTACACGATCATTTCTGTTGTCGAACAAAAAAAGGGTTTGGCCCACCTCAGTATAGGTAAGGTAAACGCTAAAGATCGGTCGATTATGTACCGAGAAGTTTCGACGATGCTTAAAGCCGGCGTCGGCATTACCCAAGCGGTTGATATCGCTGCCGAAACACCAAACCGCAAGCTGAAAGCCGTGATGCGCGAAGTCTATAAAAGCTTGGAGAATGGTTTCCCGCTATCCGTGGCAATGTCCGGGCACCCCAAAACTTTCCCCGAGGTGGAGATCGGCGTTATCCGTGCTGGTGAGGCGACCGGTAATTTGAGCAAAGTGCTCGACGAACTTTCGGTGACCACGGCCCGAACCGCCGAGTTTATTAGCCGGGTCCGCGGCGCCATGATTTACCCAGCGTTCATCTTGGTGGTTATGGTTATCGTAGGGTTCGTCATCCTAACCAGAGTCATTCCGCCGATCAAAGACATCTTCGAATCCACCGGGTCCGATTTGCCGATCTCGACCCAAATGTTGCTGGCGTTTACAGATTTTCTTATTAACCAGTGGTACTACCTTATTGCCATTATCGTCGGGTTGGTCGTAGCAGTTAAACTTTTTACGCTGACACGTGCTGGCAAGGATACAGTGAGCTATTTGGCGCTAAACTTCCCGATTTTCGGCGGGTTAACCCGAGAAGTTTACTTAGCGCGCTTTAACAGAACGCTGGCTTTACTGATCGGCGCCGGCGTGCCGATTATTGAATCGGTGGATATTATTGCCGACTCAACAACGAACACGATCTTCACACGCTCGCTTAAACAGCTACGCACCTCGCTTGAACAAGGCGCGGCGATCTCGTCGACTTTGCAAAAAAGCCGTTACTTCCCAAAGCTCATGACGCAGCTTTTACTGGTTGGGCAGCAGTCCGGCGACCTCGGCGGCTCAGCCAGCACTTTGGCGGAGTATTTTGAAACCGAGGTAGACGCCAAGCTTAGGACGTTTTCTTCGCTCGTCGAACCGTTTATTATTGTCTTATTAGGAGGGGCTGTGGGCTTCATTGTGATCTCTGTACTGCAACCAATCTACAATCTAACGGGGCAGTTTTAA
- a CDS encoding ASCH domain-containing protein, which yields MIQAPSEGTIIANEPIADKYTLPFAPELVQFIKDGHKATTYRLGYKYDYLQLEDVVTITNAVTKEVVGKATVTGKSFTTFQDLPLNTPGHEAYQDKEHQRRIFEGYYAYTGKPIEDDSRFMVLEFELAE from the coding sequence ATGATTCAAGCGCCAAGCGAAGGAACAATTATTGCCAACGAACCGATTGCAGACAAATACACGCTGCCGTTTGCACCAGAACTGGTGCAGTTTATTAAAGACGGCCATAAGGCGACGACATATCGCCTCGGTTACAAATACGACTATCTTCAACTCGAAGACGTCGTTACTATTACTAACGCAGTTACTAAGGAAGTTGTCGGCAAAGCGACCGTGACCGGCAAGTCATTTACTACTTTTCAGGACTTACCGTTAAATACCCCTGGCCATGAGGCTTACCAAGACAAGGAACATCAGCGCCGGATTTTCGAGGGTTACTACGCCTACACCGGCAAGCCGATTGAAGACGACTCCAGGTTTATGGTTCTCGAGTTCGAGCTAGCGGAATAG